In Nicotiana tabacum cultivar K326 chromosome 17, ASM71507v2, whole genome shotgun sequence, one DNA window encodes the following:
- the LOC107781784 gene encoding CBL-interacting protein kinase 5, which yields MTTKNEKKGNILMQRYEIGKLLGKGTFAKVYHARNLKTGESVAVKIIDKEKVMKVGLIDQIKREISVMRLIKHPNVVQLYEVMASKTKIYFAMEYVRGGELFNKVAKGRLKEDAARKYFQQLIAAVDFCHSRGVYHRDLKPENLLLDEGGNLKVSDFGLSALLDSKRQDGLLHTTCGTPAYVAPEVINKRGYDGEKADIWSCGVILFVLLAGYLPFHDQNLMEMYKKISKGEFKCPQWFHPEVRKLLSRILDPNPSSRITLTKLMDNYWFKKGFKQIDKTTNPGKEQLESPRSVLDIEDHNSDGEGPSNPKKDQDSTTMKPTCLNAFDIISLSPGFDLSGLFEKEKERKSDARFTAKKPASIIVSKLEEVASNESFNVKKKDGTVTMQSIKEGRKGQLAIDAEIFEITPSFHVVEVSKKSGDTMEYKKFFDQGLKTSLKDIVWTWQGCDQQQQQVDQNQERN from the exons ATGACAACGAAGAACGAGAAGAAAGGCAACATTCTGATGCAAAGGTATGAGATTGGGAAATTGTTAGGCAAAGGCACATTTGCCAAGGTTTACCATGCAAGAAATCTCAAAACTGGCGAAAGTGTTGCTGTAAAGATCATTGACAAGGAGAAGGTGATGAAAGTTGGCCTAATTGATCAAATCAAACGTGAAATCTCCGTCATGAGGCTAATCAAACACCCAAATGTTGTCCAGCTCTATGAGGTTATGGCTAGCAAAACTAAAATATATTTCGCCATGGAATATGTGAGAGGTGGTGAACTTTTCAATAAGGTTGCTAAAGGCAGGCTTAAAGAAGATGCAGCTAGAAAATACTTCCAACAATTAATCGCTGCAGTTGATTTCTGTCATAGCCGTGGCGTCTATCACCGTGATCTCAAGCCTGAAAATCTTCTCCTCGACGAAG GTGGCAACTTGAAAGTATCTGATTTCGGGCTGAGTGCATTGTTAGACTCAAAAAGGCAAGATGGTCTCCTCCACACAACCTGTGGAACACCAGCCTATGTTGCCCCTGAGGTGATCAACAAGAGAGGTTACGATGGCGAAAAGGCTGACATTTGGTCATGTGgagttattttatttgttttgttagCTGGTTATCTACCATTTCATGATCAAAACCTAATGGAAATGTACAAAAAGATAAGCAAAGGGGAATTCAAATGTCCACAATGGTTCCATCCTGAGGTAAGAAAGCTCCTCTCAAGAATTCTTGATCCAAATCCAAGTTCAAGAATCACCTTAACTAAGCTCATGGACAATTACTGGTTCAAGAAAGGTTTCAAACAAATTGATAAAACCACAAATCCAGGGAAAGAGCAACTCGAATCCCCTCGTAGCGTTTTGGATATTGAGGACCATAATTCAGATGGAGAGGGACCTTCCAATCCAAAGAAAgatcaagattcaacaacaatgaaacctacttgcttaaatgcaTTTGATATCATTTCTCTTTCTCCTGGTTTTGATCTTTCTGGATTATtcgagaaagagaaagaaagaaaatcagatgCTCGATTTACAGCGAAAAAACCAGCTTCTATTATTGTATCAAAgctggaggaagtggcttcaaatGAGAGTTTTaatgtgaagaagaaagatgggacagTGACAATGCAAAGTATTAAAGAAGGGAGAAAAGGACAGCTAGCTATTGATGCAGAGATTTTTGAGATTACACCTTCTTTCCATGTGGTAGAAGTGTCAAAAAAATCAGGAGATACAATGGAATACAAGAAATTCTTTGATCAGGGATTGAAGACTTCTCTTAAAGATATAGTTTGGACATGGCAAGGTTGTGATCAGCAGCAACAGCAAGTTGatcaaaatcaagaaagaaattaA
- the LOC142172084 gene encoding uncharacterized protein LOC142172084 gives MTIADYFSKLKYLWDEFDALMPCPGCPCPESKKYSQHFEAHRLMQFLVGLNETYAQARSQIMMMSHVPSINKAYSLLVDQESQRSLATCQQSMLVTEGIESTALYSNIGNGASGGNYKFKKSQVQCEYCHCKGHIKENCYKLIGYPPDFKTQRKGPASTPSLYINGASGVDFTARDTTHRNTQPHCELTQANAVYQQNKGGYSCVYPQQQAPNIVPPPQSHSTLAFFTKEQYQQILQLLSKGNEEAPGSSSRLAATCTLTLMTNFVNKKWIIDTGASNHTTSRIDMLNSHSSINKGNKNIVHLPNGEMVYVTHKGEATILKDHTISNMMISTVVSNEFTCLLTTLGIMHQSSCVYTPQQNIVVERKHRTILEMARCLRFQASIPLRFWGECVTTIVYLINRLPFKVIGYNKPFEVLYLHLPSLHHLRVFGCLCYASSPKVHDKFSPRAIPTVLMGHSSTQKRYILYDLSSRTFLVNKNVIFQENIYPLKHIKQVGNPLFPVLEFVLVALDNSVTPYYSSLKCDTILFSSLRR, from the exons ATGACAATtgctgactatttttctaaactGAAATATTTGTGGGATGAATTTGATGCACTCATGCCTTGTCCTGGTTGCCCTTGTCCTGAATCTAAGAAATATTCTCAGCATTTTGAAGCTCATAGATTAATGCAGTTTCTGGTAGGTTTAAATGAAACCTATGCCCAAGCCAGAAGCCAAATTATGATGATGTCTCATGTGCCTAGTATCAACAAAGCGTATTCTCTGCTTGTTGATCAAGAAAGTCAGAGAAGTCTTGCAACCTGTCAGCAGTCTATGCTAGTTACTGAAGGGATAGAAAGCACAGCATTGTATAGCAATATAGGAAATGGAGCTTCAGGTGGTAACTACAAATTCAAGAAAAGTCAGGTTCAATGTGAATATTGTCATTGCAAGGGGCACATCAAAGAGAATTGCTACAAACTCATAGGATATCCACCTGACTTCAAGACCCAGAGGAAAGGTCCTGCATCTACCCCTAGTCTGTATATCAATGGTGCCTCAGGTGTTGACTTTACTGCAAGGGATACTACTCACAGGAACACTCAACCACATTGTGAACTCACTCAAGCCAATGCTGTTTATCAACAAAACAAAGGAGGATATTCCTGTGTTTATCCACAGCAGCAGGCTCCTAACATTGTACCCCCTCCTCAGTCTCATTCAACTCTTGCTTTCTTTACTAAGGAACAATATCAGCAAATTCTTCAGCTGTTGTCAAAGGGGAATGAGGAAGCTCCAGGATCATCTAGTAGGTTGGCTGCAACATGTACTCTGACTTTAATGACCAACTTTGTCAATAAGAAATGGATCATAGACACTGGTGCTTCAAATCATACGACCTCTAGAATTGACATGCTTAATTCACACAGTTCAATTAacaaaggaaataaaaatatAGTTCACTTACCAAATGGAGAGATGGTGTATGTTACTCATAAAGGGGAGGCTACTATTCTTAAAGATCACACTATATCTAACATGAT GATCTCTACAGTGGTCag CAATGAATTTACATGTCTGTTAACTACTCTTGGGATCATGCATCAGAGTTCTTGTGTTTACACTCCACAACAGAATATAGTTGTGGAAAggaagcatagaacaatcctagAGATGGCAAGGTGTCTCAGATTTCAAGCCTCTATTCCTCTAAGATTCTGGGGAGAGTGTGTCACTACAATTGTCTATCTTATCAATCGACTTCCTTTTAAGGTAATTGGGTACAATAAACCTTTTGAGGTACTCTATTTACATCTTCCTTCATTGCATCACTTAAGAGTCTTTGGGTGTTTGTGTTATGCATCCAGTCCTAAGGTACATGACAAGTTTTCACCTAGAGCAATACCAACAGTTCTCATGGGGCATTCATCCACTCAGAAGAGATATATCCTATATGATCTTTCCTCAAGAACCTTCCTAGTCAACAAGAATGTTATATTTCAGGAAAACATCTATCCCCTTAAGCACATTAAACAAGTCGGCAATCCTTTATTTCCTGTGCTGGAGTTTGTCCTTGTTGCTCTTGACAACTCAGTTACCCCCTACTACAGCTCCTTAAAATGTGACACAATCCTCTTCAGCAGCCTCAGAAGATGA